From the Euphorbia lathyris chromosome 6, ddEupLath1.1, whole genome shotgun sequence genome, one window contains:
- the LOC136231840 gene encoding uncharacterized protein At4g28440-like, whose translation MATATATMNQQQEGNTIKVEKRKPVFVKVDQLKPGTNGHTLIAKVLTSDTVLQKGRPTAAVSNRLRNTRIAECLIGDETGTVLFTARNDQVDLMKAGSTVILRNAKIDMFKGSMRLAVDKWGRIEETEAAKFVVKEDNNLSLVEYELVTVAAEE comes from the exons atggCAACTGCGACCGCGACTATGAATCAGCAACAAGAAGGAAACACCATCAAGGTAGAGAAGAGAAAGCCCGTGTTTGTTAAAGTAGATCAACTTAAGCCGGGAACTAACGGACATACCCTGATCGCCAAAGTCCTGACCTCCGACACTGTTTTGCAAAAGGGACGACCCACCGCCGCTGTCTCTAACCGCCTTCGTAATACTCGCATCGCCGAGTGTCTCATTGGCGACGAAACTGGCACGGTCCTCTTCACTGCCCGTAACGATCAAG TTGACTTGATGAAAGCAGGGAGCACTGTAATACTCCGGAACGCAAAGATTGACATGTTTAAAGGATCCATGAGGCTGGCTGTTGACAAATGGGGCCGCATCGAGGAAACTGAAGCTGCTAAATTTGTTGTAAAAGAGGATAACAATCTGTCTCTGGTTGAGTATGAATTGGTGACTGTTGCTGCTGAAGAGTGA